A window from Actimicrobium sp. CCC2.4 encodes these proteins:
- a CDS encoding ATP-binding protein has protein sequence MSSEFSTAVRLPSVRRLLLLLVLGCVLPGVIGAALLFSYLSIEADRQLQQSTMATARTLVREVDAQFAQARLLAVTLAQSRTLAGDDLAAFHREARQLLSATAISTGVVVSDVQGQQVLDTRVAFGTPLLRYGNQNQLRQVITSGRAVASDVFADLPAGHYAVAFPVMVNGNVIRVVSVLMSLRQLDALLQRYPFPAGWTVSIVDSSGTIAARNRLAEQFVGQKASLEMFLVESEGIHHTYTSDSIAVRTFFSTSAASHWRAVIGSPGGPLPTFSVLTVTLTGSALLAWCVLAGAMALTLGRRITWSMTALALPARDLAAGKPLVLPRVYFHEAGEVARVTIRSSMELRYSELALKALNRDLEARIQERTREATDLYDRAPCSYHTLDAAGIVIQVNQTGLDLLGYHREEYLGHAIRQFMTPDSWATIADRYPQLLPGGQLHELEVDFVHKDGTVVPCLMSANAELDSRGNFAFLRSTLVDNRIGKARQQQIISLNQFLNDVLESLPFGVAVLNEQQQVILRNRLFGDLQSYPPELFQKSPRLFTDMVRFSYELGYYPQRLYDDVLADYRAMIASRQSVCMERSLPDNKYLEIRGQPISADWVLLTYTDITPFRLAEQALSQARTEAETANLAKSDFLANMTHELRTPLNAVIGLARLLTESPLNAWQRDYADKIALSAQSLQVLINDILDLSKMEANQLRIEQIPFSLNLLLRTAASVLGVGVGQKEIAVVLDLAPDVPDAMVGDPLRVQQILLNLISNALKFTERGEIVVSVRCQSVAPVPAGAPVLLQIAVRDTGIGIAAAGLESIFNAFMQADASTTRLYGGTGLGLTISNRLVTMMGGQISVDSTPGQGSEFRFSLPLTAGVPVRQDDFPAALRVLIVESHPLKRVLLRDACLAFGWQVRVIDPAQPGLPALLKAGATRGETDLLLLDGRLPEIDTMALLRQWRAMPDVVLPRTLLMVPLLALDRFAAGSRDGYPGGLVAKPLTRWSLAEAVLRLFPVEPAACMPAAATAALPLSGLRLLVAEDNAINQEVAAQVLTAAGAEVVVVGDGIAVQAALTMAADRFDIVLMDIQMPLMDGYAATRWIRDHSDVATLPVIALTAQANAGGSATARDAGMTGVLAKPLDIDALLAVIAGAGIGWPAGSHRALPDAPPAIPLSGLDFVAALKVFGGDKVRLATLLRAFVGRQGGDVAEARRLLDCNDIDAAIDLVHQIRGVAASLHARELHHVAGLTEAALLDGAVEALPDLFSQLQDAMTMVRHCARRFDALLTLGHPGLITPP, from the coding sequence ATGTCGTCCGAATTCTCTACTGCCGTCAGACTCCCGTCAGTGCGCCGGCTGCTGTTGTTGCTGGTGCTGGGTTGTGTGCTGCCGGGCGTGATCGGCGCGGCATTGCTGTTCTCTTATCTGTCCATCGAGGCTGACCGGCAGCTACAGCAATCGACGATGGCGACGGCGCGCACGCTGGTGCGGGAAGTCGACGCGCAGTTCGCCCAGGCCCGGTTGTTGGCCGTGACATTGGCGCAAAGTCGCACGCTTGCCGGCGACGACCTTGCCGCCTTCCATCGCGAGGCGCGTCAATTGCTGAGCGCGACCGCGATATCGACCGGCGTTGTAGTCAGTGATGTGCAGGGACAGCAAGTGCTCGATACCCGGGTCGCATTTGGTACACCGTTGCTGCGTTATGGCAACCAGAACCAGCTGCGTCAAGTGATCACTTCGGGCCGGGCGGTGGCGTCAGACGTCTTCGCCGATTTGCCGGCGGGTCATTATGCGGTCGCGTTTCCGGTCATGGTCAACGGAAATGTCATCCGGGTGGTGAGCGTGTTGATGTCGCTGCGGCAGCTCGACGCGCTATTGCAGCGTTATCCGTTCCCCGCCGGCTGGACGGTCAGCATTGTTGATAGCAGCGGCACGATTGCCGCACGAAACCGGCTTGCGGAGCAGTTCGTCGGCCAGAAAGCCAGCCTCGAGATGTTCCTGGTAGAGAGCGAGGGTATCCATCACACCTACACCAGCGACAGCATAGCGGTACGGACGTTTTTTAGTACGTCGGCGGCCAGTCACTGGAGGGCGGTAATTGGTTCACCGGGCGGTCCTCTGCCGACGTTTTCTGTGCTGACCGTGACCTTGACGGGCAGCGCGCTGCTGGCGTGGTGCGTGCTGGCAGGTGCAATGGCACTCACGCTGGGCAGGCGGATTACCTGGTCGATGACGGCACTGGCGTTGCCGGCACGGGATCTGGCAGCGGGCAAGCCACTCGTACTTCCTCGTGTGTATTTCCATGAGGCCGGCGAAGTCGCCCGGGTGACGATACGATCATCGATGGAGTTACGTTACAGCGAGCTGGCGCTGAAGGCCTTGAACCGCGATCTGGAAGCGCGGATACAGGAGCGCACTCGCGAAGCGACCGATCTGTATGACCGCGCACCTTGCAGTTATCACACGCTCGATGCCGCGGGTATCGTGATCCAGGTGAATCAGACCGGGCTGGATTTGCTGGGTTATCACCGCGAAGAATATCTGGGGCACGCTATCCGGCAATTCATGACGCCGGATAGCTGGGCGACCATCGCCGACAGGTATCCGCAATTGCTGCCCGGCGGGCAATTGCATGAGCTTGAAGTCGATTTCGTGCACAAGGATGGCACGGTGGTGCCTTGCCTGATGAGTGCAAATGCCGAGCTCGATAGCCGGGGCAATTTCGCTTTCCTGCGCAGCACGCTGGTCGATAACCGCATCGGTAAAGCACGCCAGCAGCAGATCATTTCGCTCAACCAGTTCCTCAATGACGTGCTCGAGTCTTTGCCGTTTGGCGTGGCGGTACTCAACGAGCAACAACAAGTCATTTTGCGCAACCGTCTGTTCGGTGACCTGCAAAGCTACCCGCCCGAATTGTTCCAGAAATCGCCGCGGCTATTTACCGATATGGTCCGGTTTTCGTATGAACTGGGGTATTACCCGCAGCGCTTGTATGACGACGTGCTGGCCGACTATCGCGCGATGATTGCTTCGCGCCAATCAGTGTGCATGGAGCGCAGTTTGCCTGATAACAAGTATCTGGAAATACGCGGCCAGCCGATTTCGGCCGACTGGGTCCTGCTGACCTACACCGACATCACGCCGTTCCGGCTGGCCGAGCAAGCGTTGTCGCAAGCCCGCACCGAGGCAGAAACCGCCAATCTTGCCAAGAGCGATTTCCTGGCCAATATGACTCACGAACTACGCACGCCGCTCAATGCCGTGATCGGTCTGGCACGATTGCTGACAGAGTCACCGCTGAACGCCTGGCAACGCGACTATGCCGACAAGATCGCGTTGTCGGCCCAGTCTTTGCAGGTGCTGATCAATGACATCCTGGATTTGTCGAAGATGGAAGCAAACCAGCTGCGCATCGAACAGATCCCGTTTTCTCTGAACCTGCTGTTACGTACGGCGGCCTCGGTGCTGGGGGTCGGTGTTGGCCAAAAAGAGATTGCGGTGGTGCTGGATCTGGCGCCGGACGTGCCCGATGCCATGGTGGGCGACCCGTTACGCGTGCAGCAAATCCTGCTGAACCTGATTAGCAATGCACTTAAATTTACCGAGCGCGGCGAGATCGTCGTGTCGGTGCGCTGCCAGTCGGTTGCACCGGTGCCAGCTGGTGCGCCCGTCCTGTTGCAGATCGCCGTACGCGATACCGGTATCGGTATCGCCGCGGCGGGGCTGGAGTCGATTTTCAATGCGTTCATGCAGGCCGACGCATCGACCACCAGGTTGTATGGTGGCACCGGCCTGGGCCTGACGATCAGCAACCGGCTGGTCACGATGATGGGGGGACAGATCAGCGTCGACAGCACGCCGGGACAGGGCAGCGAATTTCGCTTTTCGCTGCCCCTGACGGCAGGCGTGCCGGTCCGGCAGGACGATTTTCCCGCCGCACTGCGGGTGCTGATCGTGGAAAGTCATCCGCTGAAACGTGTGCTCTTGCGCGATGCCTGCCTGGCATTCGGCTGGCAGGTTCGTGTGATTGATCCTGCGCAGCCGGGATTGCCGGCCTTGCTGAAGGCCGGGGCGACACGCGGCGAGACCGATTTGCTGCTACTGGACGGGAGGTTGCCGGAGATCGACACGATGGCTCTGTTGCGGCAATGGCGTGCGATGCCCGATGTCGTATTGCCGCGTACGTTGCTGATGGTGCCGCTGCTGGCGCTCGATCGGTTCGCCGCGGGCAGCCGGGACGGCTATCCGGGCGGACTGGTTGCCAAGCCGCTGACGCGCTGGAGTCTGGCGGAGGCCGTACTCAGGCTTTTCCCGGTTGAACCGGCCGCGTGTATGCCGGCTGCTGCGACGGCTGCCTTGCCACTGTCCGGGTTACGCCTGCTGGTGGCCGAGGATAACGCCATCAATCAGGAAGTCGCTGCGCAGGTCTTGACTGCGGCCGGTGCCGAGGTCGTGGTGGTCGGTGACGGTATTGCGGTGCAGGCGGCGCTGACGATGGCGGCCGACCGGTTTGACATCGTGCTGATGGATATCCAGATGCCGTTGATGGATGGCTATGCGGCGACACGGTGGATCCGTGACCATTCTGATGTCGCAACGCTGCCGGTGATTGCGCTGACGGCACAGGCGAACGCGGGCGGGTCCGCCACGGCGCGCGATGCCGGCATGACCGGCGTCCTGGCCAAGCCGCTCGATATCGATGCCTTGCTCGCCGTGATCGCCGGGGCGGGTATTGGCTGGCCTGCCGGCAGCCACCGGGCGCTTCCTGATGCGCCGCCGGCCATCCCGTTATCCGGGCTGGATTTTGTCGCTGCCCTGAAAGTCTTCGGCGGTGACAAGGTGCGTCTGGCGACGCTCTTGCGCGCGTTCGTGGGTCGCCA
- a CDS encoding biliverdin-producing heme oxygenase yields the protein MLYDAVKHLPDQITMPAPTPSALHQQLRLATKEPHHALDHHPLMARLLAPHVSRDDYGDALAAMHGIYANAETALLTYLAHHPDLFDYAPRRKLPALEADLAALGRQPFAATVQLPAIDRAGALFGMLYTLEGATLGGQFIATRLRQQGAGDLPMQFYTVYGEHARSHWLAFLESAEQRCPQTEYPSAVATAVALFEDIRSHLDTCRQP from the coding sequence GTGCTGTACGATGCAGTCAAACACCTTCCCGACCAGATCACGATGCCTGCTCCGACACCATCCGCACTGCACCAGCAATTGCGCCTCGCCACCAAAGAACCGCACCATGCCCTCGATCACCATCCGCTGATGGCGCGACTACTGGCACCGCACGTCAGCCGCGACGACTACGGCGATGCGCTGGCCGCCATGCACGGGATTTATGCGAACGCCGAAACCGCCTTGCTGACCTATCTGGCACATCACCCCGATTTATTTGATTACGCACCACGGCGCAAGCTGCCGGCCCTCGAGGCCGATCTGGCAGCACTGGGCCGCCAACCGTTCGCAGCGACGGTGCAACTTCCGGCCATCGACCGCGCCGGCGCCTTGTTCGGCATGCTGTACACGCTGGAGGGCGCGACGCTTGGCGGGCAGTTCATCGCGACGCGGCTACGCCAGCAGGGAGCCGGCGACTTGCCGATGCAGTTTTATACCGTGTATGGCGAGCACGCCCGCTCGCACTGGCTAGCGTTCCTCGAGAGTGCCGAACAACGCTGCCCGCAGACCGAATACCCGAGCGCAGTGGCCACCGCCGTGGCGCTATTCGAAGACATCAGAAGCCATCTGGATACGTGCCGGCAGCCTTGA
- a CDS encoding response regulator, translating into MSRYADGNFQALVRPDCCAVTRPWRILLVDDNLHDRADARAALLKGSRRRYDFIEAELAQEALDYCAQQPAPDCMLLDFDLPDADAFELLARMPRDSHGITLVPVVILTGSPRQSLNQELLRAGAEDYVGKAWLGPESLTRGVENAIERHLMKRELWRERARQQVIADIAQAATDGPGNAMAALFERVRVLVQADIFLSHVLDIGTPPMLRLTADAGIDAPTRLLYLLLDPVTSLCGSVVAHGKPVFRHHLQEHDEEATAVLKKIGVQAYASYPLQVDGRVIGTLSFGSRSRVQFDDDECDFMATVASQVGAAWERLDLLRSKDNELRSLTDNSPDILTRFDRQLRHVFINAAITRVTGHTPAYFIGKSNRELGMPEALCARWERAMQHVFTTGEAQQVSFDFPAVTGLRHFDCQLVAEQRGDGRITHILGVTHDVTVRHQLDDRREELLEAERAARIESERVALIKDEFLATLSHELRTPLSAIMGWASLLKRASPSPELYRKGIDVIARNATDQAALIGDLLDMNRILSGKLRMESERVNLDAVAAAAIDTLAPAALAKGITLELVLAPDGPGRVLGDGARLQQVLWNLLANAVKFTAGGGVVTLAISERDGLVVATVTDNGTGIEASFLPFLFDRFSQSDGSAARVHGGLGLGLSIVKNLLELHGGSVSASSGGAGQGACFTVLLPRAPDGPMPRAAPAAVPEVVPEVLVSGPMSVDDSNALRGMAVLLVDDNPDVLELGRRLLTEHGALVTTAQSADAALLQIRRQVPDILLSDIGMPGTDGYQLIELVRTGMGLGASQLPAVAVTAYARAQDHARALQAGYQACIDKPIRPQLLIRTLLDLAAVKAAGTYPDGF; encoded by the coding sequence ATGTCTCGATACGCTGACGGCAATTTTCAAGCGCTGGTCCGGCCCGACTGTTGCGCCGTGACGCGGCCCTGGCGCATCCTGCTCGTCGATGACAATCTGCATGATCGCGCTGATGCCAGGGCAGCACTGCTCAAGGGATCGCGCCGCCGCTATGACTTCATTGAAGCGGAGCTGGCGCAGGAGGCGCTGGATTATTGCGCGCAGCAGCCTGCGCCGGATTGCATGCTGCTCGATTTTGATTTGCCGGACGCCGATGCCTTCGAACTGCTGGCGCGGATGCCGCGCGACAGCCATGGCATCACGCTGGTGCCGGTGGTGATTCTGACCGGCTCGCCACGCCAGTCCCTGAACCAGGAATTGCTGCGCGCCGGTGCCGAGGATTATGTCGGCAAGGCCTGGCTGGGGCCCGAGAGCCTGACGCGCGGCGTCGAAAATGCGATCGAGCGCCATCTGATGAAGCGTGAACTGTGGCGCGAGCGGGCCCGCCAGCAAGTCATCGCCGATATTGCACAGGCTGCTACCGACGGTCCCGGCAACGCGATGGCAGCGTTGTTCGAACGGGTCCGCGTGCTGGTGCAGGCCGATATTTTTCTGAGCCATGTGCTCGACATCGGTACGCCGCCGATGTTGCGCCTGACTGCCGACGCCGGTATCGACGCCCCCACCCGGCTGCTGTACCTGTTGCTGGATCCGGTCACCAGTTTGTGCGGCAGCGTGGTCGCGCATGGCAAGCCGGTGTTTCGCCACCATCTGCAGGAGCACGACGAGGAAGCAACGGCCGTGCTGAAAAAAATCGGCGTGCAGGCGTATGCGTCGTATCCGTTGCAAGTCGACGGCCGGGTCATTGGCACGTTGAGCTTCGGGTCGCGTTCGCGCGTCCAGTTTGACGACGACGAATGCGACTTCATGGCCACGGTGGCCAGCCAGGTCGGCGCGGCCTGGGAGCGGCTCGATCTGCTGCGTAGCAAGGACAATGAATTGCGCAGCCTGACGGATAACTCGCCCGATATCCTGACCCGTTTCGACCGGCAGTTGCGCCACGTCTTCATCAATGCCGCCATCACCCGCGTGACCGGCCACACGCCGGCCTACTTCATTGGCAAGAGCAATCGCGAACTTGGCATGCCGGAAGCCTTATGTGCGCGCTGGGAACGGGCCATGCAGCATGTCTTTACGACCGGCGAAGCGCAGCAGGTCTCGTTCGATTTTCCGGCCGTGACGGGACTGCGCCACTTCGATTGTCAATTGGTGGCCGAGCAGCGCGGCGATGGCCGGATTACGCACATCCTCGGCGTCACGCATGATGTGACGGTGCGCCACCAGCTCGACGACCGGCGGGAAGAATTGCTCGAAGCCGAGCGCGCCGCCCGTATCGAGAGCGAACGCGTTGCGCTGATCAAGGATGAATTCCTGGCCACACTGAGCCACGAATTGCGCACGCCGTTGTCGGCCATCATGGGCTGGGCCAGCCTGCTCAAGCGCGCATCGCCCAGCCCGGAGCTGTACCGCAAGGGGATCGACGTGATCGCCCGCAATGCGACCGATCAGGCCGCACTGATCGGTGATCTGCTGGACATGAACCGTATTCTGTCCGGCAAATTGCGCATGGAAAGCGAACGGGTCAATCTCGATGCCGTCGCCGCCGCAGCGATCGATACGCTGGCACCGGCGGCGCTGGCCAAGGGCATCACACTTGAGTTGGTACTGGCACCGGACGGACCGGGCAGGGTGCTGGGCGATGGCGCGCGCTTGCAGCAAGTGCTGTGGAACCTGCTGGCCAACGCCGTTAAATTTACGGCCGGCGGCGGTGTCGTCACGCTGGCCATCAGTGAGCGCGATGGTCTGGTCGTGGCGACGGTGACCGACAATGGCACTGGCATCGAGGCGAGCTTCCTGCCTTTTCTGTTCGATCGTTTCAGCCAGAGCGACGGCAGCGCGGCACGGGTGCATGGGGGGCTAGGACTGGGTTTATCGATCGTCAAGAATTTGCTGGAGTTGCACGGCGGGTCCGTCAGCGCCAGCAGCGGCGGTGCCGGTCAGGGTGCGTGTTTTACGGTGCTGTTGCCGCGCGCACCGGATGGACCGATGCCACGTGCGGCACCGGCCGCCGTGCCGGAGGTGGTGCCGGAGGTTCTGGTGAGCGGGCCAATGAGCGTCGACGACAGCAACGCACTGCGCGGCATGGCGGTCTTGCTGGTCGATGACAATCCGGATGTACTCGAACTCGGCCGTCGCTTGCTGACCGAGCATGGTGCGCTGGTCACGACCGCGCAGAGTGCCGATGCAGCCTTGCTGCAGATTCGCCGGCAGGTGCCCGACATCCTGCTCAGTGATATCGGCATGCCGGGCACCGACGGTTACCAGCTGATCGAGCTGGTGCGTACCGGCATGGGATTGGGTGCGTCGCAACTACCGGCCGTGGCCGTCACTGCCTATGCCCGCGCCCAGGATCATGCCCGTGCGCTGCAAGCGGGTTATCAGGCCTGCATCGACAAGCCGATCCGGCCCCAGTTGCTGATCCGGACCTTGCTGGACCTGGCCGCCGTCAAGGCTGCCGGCACGTATCCAGATGGCTTCTGA
- a CDS encoding response regulator produces the protein MGEQAILVVDDSDDDIETVCAAASRAGVTMAITSAPDADVALRLLDAAADGVFAFMLLDFNLPGVDGLTFLHQVRRHPVHARLPVVVLTASVNPRDRLAFLAAGADAFHIKTVRLEECLDTLTAIFKRWSGPTVAP, from the coding sequence ATGGGTGAGCAAGCCATTCTGGTGGTCGACGATTCCGACGATGATATCGAGACCGTATGCGCGGCCGCATCGCGCGCCGGCGTGACGATGGCCATTACCAGTGCGCCGGATGCGGACGTGGCATTGCGCCTGCTCGACGCCGCTGCCGATGGCGTGTTTGCCTTCATGCTGCTGGACTTCAATCTGCCCGGCGTCGATGGCCTGACATTCCTGCATCAGGTGCGCCGGCATCCGGTCCATGCGCGTTTGCCGGTGGTGGTGCTGACGGCGAGCGTGAACCCGCGTGACCGCCTGGCTTTTCTTGCTGCCGGGGCTGACGCCTTCCATATCAAGACCGTACGGCTCGAAGAATGTCTCGATACGCTGACGGCAATTTTCAAGCGCTGGTCCGGCCCGACTGTTGCGCCGTGA